The genome window AACCACCCGGAAGCTACGCTCATTTTTCCACACGCCTAGTCACCAGCGTTCAAGCCAGCGAACAGAGCAATATAGGGTGCGAAAGTTCCGCTGCAATTTTTTGACGGCAAGCGTCAGAAACGTTACCAAAAAAACGTACGCAGACAGGTCGCGCGCCGAGGGCTTCCTCATCTTTCATGATAGAGGGTGAGGAAGCCCTTTACTCATCACGATTTTGGCGCGGCCTCCTCGTCTCCCGAAGCGCCCTGGGAGTAAAGTCTTTCCAACAGCCACTCATGAAGGAACTGCCGAAATGCCCGAAAAGATTCTCTGCAAACTCCCCGATCCCCAGCCGATGCCGATGACCGTGACCGACGCCCTCAGGAAGCGCCGCACCCTCCGCTCGATTTCGGGCCGGCCGCTGACAGAAGCCGAACTCTCGAACCTCCTCTGGGCCGCCGCCGGCGTTACGTCTAAGGACGGAAAGAGAACCGCGCCCACCTGCCTCAACCTCCGGAGCGTCTCGGTGTTCCTTCTCGCGAAGGACGGCGTCTGGCGCTACGACGGCGAAAAGCACGCGCTCGAACTTGTCGTTCGTGAGGATCTCCGTGCCGCCTCGACCCTCGGGCAGCACGCGTTCGTGGACAACGCTCCCGCGACCCTCGTCTTCGTTGCCGAAAACACGCCCCGCACCCAGATGGCGCTGCCCTATTTCGTCTACCTCGACGCGGGCGCCATGATGGAAAATGCGGCCATCGCCGCTGCCGCCCAGGGACTTGCCGGAGTGCCGAGAGGCTCCGTCAACGGCCCTGAACTTGGGAAAAGCATGAGGCTCCCGGCAACCTTCACTCCGATCTTCTGCTACACGGTCGGGCACCCGCAGTAACCCATATCGTCTGGCGCAGAAAACCATCCTATTGGCGCCTCAGGCTATCGGAACTCCCGCGTTTTGCGCTGAAAATAATCTTCAGAGTCCATTCGAACGCGGGAGTTTTCATGTCTGAAGCCGCCACCCCTGATGCCATTCTTGCCCTCATCATGGAGGCAAAGTCCGACGCCGAGCCGTCAGACCCGGCGCTTCAGGTTTTTGCAGAACTCACCGGGAATGATCCCGTTAGCGTTCTCGAATCCCTCGCTTGCGATCAGGCGTCCGCAGCGCTTCCCGGCATCCGCCGCACGGAACCCTCGCCCGACATGGTGCGGCTCACGGGCACCATGAAAGCGGCCGAAAAGAGCAGCGGCAATGCGCTCATCATTCTTGACCTGCCGAAAGCCCGGAGCCATGCTTC of Sutterella faecalis contains these proteins:
- a CDS encoding nitroreductase family protein, whose amino-acid sequence is MPEKILCKLPDPQPMPMTVTDALRKRRTLRSISGRPLTEAELSNLLWAAAGVTSKDGKRTAPTCLNLRSVSVFLLAKDGVWRYDGEKHALELVVREDLRAASTLGQHAFVDNAPATLVFVAENTPRTQMALPYFVYLDAGAMMENAAIAAAAQGLAGVPRGSVNGPELGKSMRLPATFTPIFCYTVGHPQ